A window of the Streptomyces luomodiensis genome harbors these coding sequences:
- a CDS encoding NADH-quinone oxidoreductase subunit D: MTETTVGIGGAAESTDMVLNIGPQHPSTHGVLRLRLVLDGERIHSAEPVIGYMHRGAEKLFEARDYRQIIMLANRHDWLSAFSNELGVVLAVERMLGMEVPERAVWTRTLLAELNRVLNHLMFLGSYPLELGGITPIFYAFREREDLQHVMEEISGGRMHYMFNRVGGLKDDLPAGWLGRARQAVAEVRSRMDVYDDLVLGNEIFRGRTRDVGVLARETVHAYGVSGPIARASGVDFDLRRDEPYLAYGDLQDVLKVVVREEGDCLARFECLLEQTHNSLALADACLDRIEGLPPGPINQRLPKVLKAPEGHTYAWTENPLGLNGYYLVSKGEKTPYRLKLRSASYNNIQALTELLPGTLVADMVAILGSLFFVVGDIDK; this comes from the coding sequence ATGACGGAGACGACAGTCGGCATCGGCGGCGCCGCGGAGAGCACGGACATGGTGCTCAACATCGGCCCACAGCACCCCTCCACCCATGGTGTGCTGCGGCTTCGGCTGGTCCTCGACGGGGAGCGGATCCACAGCGCCGAGCCGGTGATCGGCTATATGCACCGGGGCGCGGAGAAGCTCTTCGAGGCGCGCGACTACCGGCAGATCATCATGCTCGCCAACCGCCACGACTGGCTCTCCGCCTTCTCCAACGAGCTCGGCGTGGTCCTGGCCGTCGAGCGGATGCTGGGCATGGAGGTCCCGGAGCGGGCGGTGTGGACCCGTACGCTGCTCGCCGAGCTCAACCGGGTCCTGAACCACCTGATGTTCCTCGGCTCCTACCCCCTGGAGCTGGGCGGCATCACGCCGATCTTCTACGCGTTCCGGGAGCGCGAGGACCTCCAGCACGTCATGGAGGAGATCTCCGGCGGCCGGATGCACTACATGTTCAACCGGGTCGGCGGCCTCAAGGACGACCTCCCGGCGGGCTGGCTGGGCCGGGCCCGGCAGGCCGTGGCCGAGGTGCGCTCGCGGATGGACGTGTACGACGACCTGGTGCTCGGCAACGAGATCTTCCGCGGCCGCACCCGCGACGTCGGCGTGCTGGCGCGCGAGACGGTGCACGCCTACGGGGTCAGCGGCCCCATCGCGCGGGCCTCGGGCGTCGACTTCGACCTGCGGCGCGACGAGCCGTACCTGGCGTACGGGGACCTCCAGGACGTCCTCAAGGTCGTCGTCCGCGAGGAGGGCGACTGCCTCGCCCGTTTCGAATGCCTGCTGGAGCAGACCCACAACTCCCTGGCGCTGGCCGACGCCTGCCTGGACCGGATCGAAGGGCTCCCGCCGGGCCCGATCAACCAGCGGCTGCCGAAGGTGCTCAAGGCGCCCGAGGGCCACACCTACGCCTGGACCGAGAACCCGCTCGGTCTCAACGGCTACTACCTCGTCTCCAAGGGCGAGAAGACGCCGTACCGGCTGAAGCTCCGCTCGGCCTCGTACAACAACATCCAGGCGCTCACCGAGCTGCTGCCGGGCACCCTCGTCGCCGACATGGTGGCGATCCTGGGGTCGCTCTTCTTCGTCGTCGGCGACATCGACAAGTAG
- a CDS encoding sensor histidine kinase, translated as MQRLYEFLRRHPTGVDTFWAVLLVGFGFLWLVEASVGAEPRSAAVPIILALGTTIALRRRAPEKMLALAILCGVAQMATGIRPNPTDFAMLVIVYTVAVTCSRPASRFALGAALSATPLSALRWPHAEQTWWANVVSTVFVAIPFVLAWVLGDSIRTRRAYYAQLEERAARLEKEREAQSKVAVAAERARIARELHDVVAHNVSVMVVQADGAAYVMDASPEQARQALETISGTGRQALAEMRRLLGVLRTGEPGEENEYVPQPDVEQIDELVKQARGAGLPVDFKVVGSPRQLPSGVELTAYRIVQEALTNTRKHGGPDVGASVRLTYFDDGLGLLVEDDGRGAQREMYEDGGADGSGHGLIGMRERVGMVGGTLDAGPRPGGGFRISALLPLKPVR; from the coding sequence GTGCAGCGCCTCTACGAATTCCTCCGCAGGCATCCGACGGGGGTGGACACCTTCTGGGCCGTCCTCCTCGTCGGTTTCGGGTTCCTGTGGCTCGTGGAGGCGTCCGTGGGCGCGGAGCCCCGGAGCGCGGCCGTGCCGATCATCCTGGCGCTGGGCACGACGATCGCGCTGCGTCGCCGCGCCCCCGAGAAGATGCTGGCGCTGGCCATCCTGTGCGGGGTCGCCCAGATGGCCACGGGCATCCGGCCCAACCCCACCGACTTCGCCATGCTGGTGATCGTCTACACGGTGGCGGTCACCTGCTCGCGCCCGGCCTCCCGGTTCGCGCTGGGCGCGGCGCTCAGCGCGACCCCCCTCTCGGCCCTCCGCTGGCCGCACGCCGAGCAGACCTGGTGGGCGAACGTCGTCTCGACGGTCTTCGTCGCCATCCCCTTCGTCCTGGCCTGGGTGCTCGGCGACTCGATCCGCACCCGCCGCGCCTACTACGCCCAGCTCGAGGAGCGCGCCGCCCGGCTGGAGAAGGAGCGCGAGGCACAGTCGAAGGTCGCGGTGGCCGCCGAGCGCGCCCGGATCGCGCGGGAGCTGCACGACGTCGTGGCGCACAACGTATCGGTGATGGTGGTCCAGGCGGACGGCGCCGCGTACGTCATGGACGCCTCGCCCGAACAGGCCCGGCAGGCGCTGGAGACGATCTCCGGCACCGGCCGCCAGGCGCTCGCCGAGATGCGGCGGCTGCTGGGCGTGCTGCGCACCGGGGAGCCGGGCGAGGAGAACGAGTACGTCCCCCAGCCGGACGTCGAGCAGATCGACGAGCTCGTGAAGCAGGCGCGCGGTGCCGGGCTCCCGGTGGACTTCAAGGTGGTGGGCAGCCCGCGCCAGCTGCCCAGCGGGGTCGAGCTGACCGCGTACCGCATCGTGCAGGAGGCGCTCACCAACACGCGTAAGCACGGCGGCCCGGACGTGGGCGCGAGCGTCCGCCTCACCTACTTCGACGACGGGCTCGGGCTGCTGGTCGAGGACGACGGGCGGGGTGCGCAGCGCGAGATGTACGAGGACGGCGGCGCCGACGGCAGCGGCCACGGGCTGATCGGGATGCGGGAGCGCGTCGGCATGGTGGGCGGCACGCTCGACGCGGGCCCGCGGCCGGGCGGCGGCTTCCGGATCAGCGCACTGCTGCCGCTGAAACCGGTCCGCTGA
- a CDS encoding Rossmann-like and DUF2520 domain-containing protein, whose amino-acid sequence MNAQPLPEPRDRPARLTVGVVGAGRVGPALAASLRLAGHRPVAASGVSDASVRRAAALLPEVPVVPPSEVLARAELVLLTVPDDALPELVSGLAETGAVRPGQLLVHTSGRYGVGVLEPALRAGALPLALHPVMTFTGTSVDVQRLAGCSFGVTAPEELRLAAEALVIEMGGEPEWVAEEARPLYHAALAIGANHLTTLVAQSMELLRASGVEAPDRMLGPLLGAALDNALRSGDAALTGPVARGDAGTVAAHVAELRRHAPQAVAGYLAMARTTADRALAHGLLKPELAEDLLGVLSDVTDVRGRGGTEA is encoded by the coding sequence GTGAACGCACAACCACTTCCCGAGCCGCGGGACCGACCTGCCCGGCTCACCGTCGGGGTCGTCGGCGCGGGCCGCGTCGGCCCCGCCCTCGCCGCCTCGCTCCGGCTGGCCGGGCACCGCCCGGTCGCCGCGTCCGGTGTTTCCGACGCCTCCGTGCGCCGGGCCGCCGCCCTGCTTCCCGAAGTCCCGGTCGTCCCGCCCTCCGAGGTGCTGGCGCGGGCCGAGCTGGTGCTGCTCACCGTCCCCGACGACGCCCTGCCCGAGTTGGTCAGCGGTCTGGCCGAAACCGGTGCGGTGCGCCCCGGCCAGCTGCTGGTGCACACCTCCGGCCGCTATGGGGTCGGTGTGCTGGAGCCGGCGCTGCGGGCCGGTGCGCTGCCGCTCGCGCTGCACCCCGTCATGACCTTCACCGGCACCTCGGTGGACGTCCAGCGGCTGGCCGGCTGCTCCTTCGGCGTCACCGCCCCCGAGGAGCTGCGGCTGGCGGCCGAGGCGCTGGTCATCGAGATGGGCGGGGAGCCCGAGTGGGTCGCGGAGGAGGCCCGTCCGCTCTATCACGCCGCCCTCGCCATCGGCGCCAACCACCTCACCACGCTGGTCGCCCAGTCCATGGAGCTGCTGCGCGCGTCCGGGGTCGAGGCCCCCGACCGGATGCTCGGCCCCCTCCTCGGCGCCGCGCTGGACAACGCGCTGCGCAGCGGCGACGCCGCGCTGACCGGTCCGGTCGCGCGCGGCGACGCGGGCACGGTCGCCGCACATGTCGCGGAGCTGCGGCGGCACGCCCCCCAGGCCGTCGCCGGCTATCTGGCCATGGCCCGTACGACCGCGGACCGGGCGCTCGCGCACGGCCTGCTCAAGCCCGAGCTCGCGGAGGACCTGCTGGGCGTGCTCTCCGATGTGACCGATGTGCGGGGCCGGGGAGGTACCGAGGCATGA
- a CDS encoding ArsR/SmtB family transcription factor, whose translation MSNRSHRPAPEHTHPDDVPVQTALAALADPVRLQLVRELATAADWERTCGTFDVPVGKAALSHHFSVLRAAGLIEQRDQGPKRVNRLRRPEFDQRFPGLLDLVLRERQEDGARGEDER comes from the coding sequence ATGAGCAACCGGAGCCACCGGCCCGCGCCCGAGCACACCCACCCCGACGACGTCCCCGTGCAGACCGCGCTCGCGGCGCTCGCCGATCCCGTGCGGCTTCAGCTGGTCCGCGAGCTGGCCACGGCGGCCGACTGGGAGCGCACCTGCGGCACCTTCGACGTGCCCGTGGGCAAGGCGGCCCTCAGCCACCACTTCTCGGTGCTGCGCGCGGCCGGGCTGATCGAACAGCGCGACCAGGGCCCCAAGCGGGTCAACCGGCTGCGCCGCCCCGAGTTCGACCAGCGCTTCCCCGGACTGCTCGACCTGGTGTTGCGCGAGCGGCAGGAGGACGGTGCGCGCGGCGAGGACGAACGGTAA
- a CDS encoding ABC transporter substrate-binding protein — translation MSKIYRAAAAVAGAAVLTAGLTACGGDSLEKSGGGDSSGEPGKGSLVIGSASFSESKILAELYAGLLKDAGYSTSIKTVDARELYEPALEKGQMDVVPEYAATLAEFLNQKKNGSNAAPVASSDIDETVTALKKLAEPRGLKVLDPGKAVDQNAFAVSRDFARKHGLKTLSDLGKSKQKVTLAAGDECPKRPFCQPGLEKTYGIDVAGIDPLDIGSVQAKQAVKDGKDQMVLTTTTDSTLDQFGLVLLDDDKNLQNADNVLPVVNAKSAGSQKIADTLNKLNTVLTTTDLAELNKKVDAERLKPAEVADDYLRDKGLVK, via the coding sequence ATGAGCAAGATCTATCGGGCGGCGGCCGCCGTGGCGGGAGCCGCCGTGCTGACGGCCGGTCTGACCGCCTGTGGCGGCGACAGCCTGGAGAAGTCGGGCGGCGGCGACAGCTCCGGTGAACCGGGCAAGGGCTCGCTGGTGATCGGGTCCGCCTCCTTCTCCGAGTCGAAGATCCTCGCGGAGCTGTACGCGGGGCTTCTGAAGGACGCCGGCTATTCCACTTCGATCAAGACGGTGGACGCCCGCGAGCTGTATGAACCGGCCCTGGAGAAGGGCCAGATGGATGTCGTACCGGAGTACGCGGCGACGCTGGCCGAATTCCTCAACCAGAAGAAGAACGGGTCGAATGCCGCCCCGGTGGCCTCCTCGGACATCGACGAGACGGTCACGGCGCTGAAGAAGCTCGCCGAACCGCGCGGACTGAAGGTGCTGGACCCGGGTAAGGCCGTGGATCAGAACGCCTTCGCGGTCAGCCGTGACTTCGCGCGGAAGCACGGCCTCAAGACGCTCTCCGACCTCGGGAAGTCGAAGCAGAAGGTCACCCTGGCGGCGGGCGACGAATGCCCGAAGCGGCCCTTCTGCCAGCCGGGTCTGGAGAAGACGTACGGCATCGACGTCGCCGGGATCGACCCGCTGGACATCGGCAGCGTCCAGGCCAAGCAGGCGGTCAAGGACGGTAAGGACCAGATGGTCCTGACCACGACCACGGACAGCACGCTTGATCAGTTCGGACTGGTGCTGCTCGACGACGACAAAAATCTCCAGAATGCCGACAACGTACTTCCCGTGGTGAATGCGAAGTCCGCTGGTTCGCAGAAGATCGCGGACACGCTGAACAAGCTCAACACCGTGTTGACGACCACGGATCTGGCCGAACTCAACAAGAAGGTCGACGCCGAGCGGCTCAAGCCGGCCGAGGTCGCCGATGACTACCTGCGGGACAAGGGACTGGTGAAGTAG
- a CDS encoding ABC transporter permease: MDVVAKAWTWLATGSHWTGPDGVWHRLGQHLFLTFVCLAIACAVALPIAVALGHIGKGGALAVNISNAGRAVPTFAVLVLLLLSPLGSHGQWPTIIALVLFAIPPLLTNAYVGVREADREVVEAARGMGMTGGQLIRRVELPLAFPLVMTGVRTAAVQVVATATLAALPGGGGLGRIITAGFRLTDTPQVVAGAVLVAALALVVEGVFVVLGLVLDPMRRRTGRRPAAAQRPPADQAPTSPALTT, encoded by the coding sequence ATGGACGTCGTCGCCAAGGCGTGGACCTGGCTGGCCACCGGTTCGCACTGGACCGGGCCCGACGGAGTGTGGCACCGGCTCGGCCAGCATCTGTTCCTCACCTTCGTCTGCCTGGCGATCGCCTGCGCGGTGGCGCTGCCGATCGCCGTGGCGCTCGGCCACATCGGCAAGGGCGGCGCGCTCGCGGTCAACATCTCCAACGCGGGGCGCGCCGTGCCCACCTTCGCCGTGCTGGTGCTGCTGCTGCTCAGCCCGCTGGGGTCGCACGGTCAGTGGCCCACGATCATCGCGCTGGTGCTGTTCGCCATCCCGCCGCTGCTCACCAACGCCTATGTCGGGGTGCGCGAGGCGGACCGGGAGGTCGTGGAGGCGGCCCGCGGCATGGGGATGACCGGCGGCCAGCTGATCCGCCGGGTCGAGCTGCCGCTGGCGTTCCCGCTCGTCATGACGGGGGTGCGGACCGCCGCGGTACAGGTCGTGGCCACCGCGACGCTGGCCGCGCTGCCCGGCGGCGGCGGGCTCGGCCGGATCATCACGGCGGGCTTCCGGCTCACCGACACCCCGCAGGTGGTGGCCGGGGCGGTGCTGGTCGCCGCCCTCGCGCTGGTGGTCGAGGGCGTCTTCGTGGTGCTGGGCCTGGTGCTGGACCCGATGCGGCGCAGGACGGGGCGGCGGCCGGCCGCCGCCCAGCGCCCGCCCGCCGACCAGGCGCCCACGTCACCCGCGCTGACGACGTAG
- a CDS encoding DUF5937 family protein produces MANVIDIAGLPPERIVFSPSPLAELGAALHVLSEPGHHPGLHGWATATASGLKPDLADRLHEADFLWRSARSDLLLPAVPGATLAEELDALDRIDDETFVAAAFEIACSTSYTQHTPSPLVDADERARVREMAAARGPRQAAFTDRMLADPDGLRVWLRRLLEDCDQAFFADTWRRVRVQLAADARHKAELLRRKGLAEALAAASAALSLSEDGDRVLVDKLAGGRTTASGDGITFIPTAFGWPHLFVVHAPGWRPVVQYPVTTPELPPPAALELVQRRLDALAHPMRMRLCRTLARGPHTTGELSESHGITPPEVSRHIAVLKKAGLLTTRRRGRYVLHQLELTSVARLGSDFLESVLR; encoded by the coding sequence ATGGCCAACGTCATCGACATCGCCGGGCTACCGCCCGAGCGCATCGTCTTCAGCCCGTCCCCGCTCGCCGAGCTGGGCGCCGCGCTCCATGTGCTGTCCGAGCCCGGCCACCACCCCGGGCTGCACGGCTGGGCCACCGCCACCGCCTCCGGCCTCAAACCGGATCTCGCGGACCGGCTCCACGAAGCCGACTTCCTGTGGCGCTCGGCCCGCTCCGATCTGCTCCTCCCGGCCGTCCCCGGGGCGACGCTCGCGGAGGAGCTGGACGCGCTGGACCGGATCGACGACGAGACGTTCGTGGCGGCCGCCTTCGAGATCGCCTGCTCCACCTCGTACACCCAGCACACCCCCTCGCCGCTGGTCGACGCGGACGAACGGGCCCGGGTCCGCGAGATGGCGGCGGCCCGGGGGCCTCGGCAGGCGGCCTTCACCGATCGCATGCTGGCCGACCCGGACGGGCTGCGGGTGTGGTTGCGGCGGCTGCTGGAGGACTGCGACCAGGCGTTCTTCGCCGACACCTGGCGGCGGGTGCGCGTCCAGCTGGCCGCCGACGCCCGCCACAAGGCCGAGCTGCTACGGCGCAAGGGGCTCGCGGAGGCGCTGGCGGCGGCCTCGGCCGCGCTGTCGCTGTCGGAGGACGGGGACCGCGTCCTGGTCGACAAGCTGGCGGGCGGCCGTACGACGGCGTCCGGCGACGGCATCACCTTCATCCCGACCGCCTTCGGCTGGCCGCATCTCTTCGTCGTCCACGCCCCCGGCTGGCGCCCGGTGGTCCAGTACCCGGTCACCACCCCCGAGCTGCCCCCGCCCGCCGCCCTGGAGCTCGTCCAGCGCCGCCTCGATGCCCTGGCCCACCCGATGCGCATGCGCCTGTGCCGCACGCTCGCCCGCGGCCCGCACACCACCGGTGAACTCTCCGAGTCGCACGGCATCACGCCCCCGGAGGTCTCCCGCCACATCGCCGTCCTGAAGAAGGCCGGTCTCCTCACCACCCGCCGCCGTGGCCGCTATGTGCTGCACCAGCTCGAGCTGACCTCGGTGGCCCGGCTGGGCAGCGACTTCCTGGAGAGCGTCCTGCGGTAG
- a CDS encoding ABC transporter permease, translating into MADGNCLISNEWICGEYVRTRGQELTDATLEHVWITLASVAIGLVVAFPLALLARRWRAVAGPVLGLTTILYTVPSLAMFSLLLPVFGISAAVVITGLVLYSLTILVRNIMAGLASVPEEAREAARGMGYGPLRLLFGVELPLALPALMAGLRITTVSTVSLTTVGAIIGYGGLGNLIYEGMRSFFKAEVLTASVLCVALAVVADLLLLALQRLLTPWTRKSRKGTA; encoded by the coding sequence ATGGCCGACGGAAACTGTCTGATCAGTAACGAGTGGATATGCGGTGAGTATGTACGCACACGTGGTCAGGAGCTGACGGACGCGACGCTCGAACATGTGTGGATCACACTCGCCTCGGTCGCGATCGGTCTGGTGGTCGCCTTTCCGCTGGCGCTGCTGGCCCGCCGCTGGCGGGCCGTGGCCGGACCGGTGCTGGGGCTGACCACGATCCTCTACACGGTGCCGTCGCTGGCGATGTTCTCGCTGCTGCTGCCCGTGTTCGGGATCTCGGCCGCCGTGGTGATCACCGGCCTGGTGCTCTATTCGCTGACGATCCTGGTGCGCAACATCATGGCCGGTCTCGCCTCGGTGCCCGAGGAGGCGCGGGAGGCGGCCCGGGGCATGGGATACGGCCCGCTGCGGCTGCTCTTCGGCGTGGAACTGCCCCTCGCGCTGCCCGCGCTGATGGCCGGTCTGCGGATCACGACCGTCTCCACGGTCTCGCTCACCACGGTGGGCGCGATCATCGGCTACGGCGGCCTCGGCAACCTCATCTACGAGGGCATGCGCAGCTTCTTCAAGGCCGAGGTGCTCACCGCCTCGGTGCTGTGCGTGGCGCTGGCGGTCGTGGCGGATCTGCTGCTGCTCGCCCTCCAGCGGCTGCTGACGCCGTGGACGCGCAAGAGTCGGAAGGGCACCGCCTGA
- a CDS encoding response regulator transcription factor gives MSIRVMLVDDQMLLRTGFRMVLAAQPDMEVVAEAGDGVEALEALRSTEVDVVLMDVRMPKLDGVETTRRICEREGAPKVIILTTFDLDEYAFSALKAGAGGFMLKDVPPEELLTAIRAVHSGDAVVAPSTTRRLLDRFAPMLPGSGGAGGAVGRDRPELARLTDREREVMLLVAQGLSNGEIAARLVLSEATVKTHVGRILTKLELRDRVQVVVMAYETGLVRAGGSAGPAR, from the coding sequence ATGTCGATCCGCGTCATGCTCGTCGATGACCAAATGCTGCTGCGCACCGGCTTCCGGATGGTGCTCGCGGCCCAGCCCGACATGGAGGTCGTCGCCGAGGCGGGAGACGGGGTGGAGGCACTGGAGGCGCTGCGCTCCACGGAGGTGGACGTCGTCCTCATGGACGTCCGGATGCCGAAGCTGGACGGGGTGGAGACGACCCGGCGGATATGCGAGCGGGAGGGGGCGCCGAAGGTCATCATCCTGACCACGTTCGATCTGGACGAGTACGCCTTCTCCGCGCTCAAGGCCGGGGCGGGCGGCTTCATGCTCAAGGACGTGCCGCCGGAGGAACTGCTCACGGCGATCCGCGCGGTGCACAGCGGTGACGCGGTAGTCGCGCCCAGTACGACGCGCCGGCTGCTGGACCGGTTCGCGCCGATGCTGCCGGGCAGCGGGGGAGCCGGCGGGGCGGTGGGCCGGGACCGTCCGGAGCTGGCGCGGCTCACCGACCGGGAGCGCGAGGTGATGCTGCTGGTCGCGCAGGGGCTGTCGAACGGCGAGATCGCGGCGCGGCTGGTGCTGTCCGAGGCGACCGTGAAGACCCATGTGGGCCGCATCCTCACCAAGCTGGAGCTGCGCGACCGGGTGCAGGTGGTGGTGATGGCCTATGAGACGGGGCTGGTACGGGCCGGGGGCTCGGCCGGACCGGCCCGCTGA
- a CDS encoding threonine aldolase family protein: MADDTDGTDSGKGGGTDSGTDEVADGTGGDPERAARARRLAAWHASERTLARPSANGRIAERLADLTAALTADGPSYGGDGYVDVYGDGIVAELERRVAALLGMEAAAFFPTGTMAQQIALRCWAGRTGTPVVAVHPLAHLEVHERDAYLTVSGLRAVATTREPRPPTAEEIRDLDEPFGTLALELPLRDAGFLLPEWDELVAVVEAARERDAVVHFDGARLWECTAHFGRGLEEIAALADSVYVSFYKSLDGISGAALAGPETLVAEAKAWRHRYGGQVFQQWPAALAALAGLDRELPRLPSYVAHARVVAEALRKAFTAAGVAWSRVHPEVPHTHQFQVWLPYPAAVLDEAGVRLAEETRTTLFRRWTEPGPPGLATTEVTVASPALEWTADDVTAAADAFLARVRELMKEDG, from the coding sequence ATGGCGGACGACACGGACGGCACGGACAGCGGCAAGGGCGGCGGCACGGACAGCGGCACGGACGAGGTGGCCGACGGCACGGGGGGCGACCCGGAGCGGGCCGCGCGAGCGCGCCGCCTCGCGGCCTGGCACGCCTCCGAGCGGACGCTCGCACGGCCGTCGGCGAATGGGCGGATCGCCGAGCGGCTGGCCGACCTCACGGCCGCCCTTACGGCCGACGGCCCGTCGTACGGCGGGGACGGATACGTGGACGTCTACGGCGACGGGATCGTGGCGGAGCTGGAGCGGCGGGTCGCCGCACTGCTCGGCATGGAGGCCGCGGCGTTCTTCCCCACCGGCACCATGGCGCAGCAGATCGCGCTGCGCTGCTGGGCGGGGCGCACCGGCACCCCGGTGGTGGCGGTGCATCCGCTGGCGCATCTGGAGGTGCACGAGCGGGACGCGTATCTGACGGTGAGCGGGCTGCGCGCGGTGGCGACGACGCGCGAGCCGCGGCCGCCCACCGCCGAGGAGATCCGCGACCTCGACGAGCCGTTCGGCACGCTCGCCCTCGAACTGCCGCTGCGCGACGCCGGATTCCTGCTGCCCGAGTGGGACGAGCTGGTCGCGGTCGTGGAGGCGGCCCGGGAGCGGGACGCGGTGGTGCACTTCGACGGGGCGCGGCTGTGGGAGTGCACGGCACACTTCGGCCGGGGGCTGGAGGAGATCGCCGCCCTGGCGGACTCCGTCTACGTGTCCTTCTACAAGTCGCTCGACGGCATCTCGGGGGCCGCGCTGGCCGGGCCCGAGACCCTGGTGGCGGAGGCCAAGGCATGGCGCCACCGGTACGGCGGCCAGGTCTTCCAGCAGTGGCCGGCCGCACTGGCCGCGCTGGCCGGCCTGGACCGCGAACTGCCGAGGCTTCCGTCGTACGTGGCACACGCCCGGGTCGTGGCGGAGGCGCTGCGGAAGGCGTTCACGGCGGCGGGGGTGGCGTGGTCGCGGGTGCATCCCGAGGTGCCGCACACCCACCAGTTCCAGGTGTGGCTGCCGTATCCGGCGGCGGTGCTGGACGAGGCGGGGGTGCGGCTGGCGGAGGAGACCCGGACGACGCTGTTCCGGCGCTGGACGGAGCCGGGGCCGCCCGGACTGGCCACGACGGAGGTGACGGTCGCCTCACCCGCACTGGAGTGGACCGCCGACGACGTCACGGCCGCGGCCGACGCCTTCCTGGCGCGGGTCCGGGAGCTCATGAAGGAGGACGGCTGA
- a CDS encoding SAM-dependent methyltransferase gives MATEQHEWSGWRTAAEQALYGTGGFFRSAEGPAGHFRTSVHASPLYAQAVARLLERVDEALGRPAELALVDLGAGRGELLTGVLALAPGLPHGLEWRLRAYAVERAERPAGLDGRIAWLDAPPEGCVGLLFANEWLDNVPVDVAETDADGVPRRVEVDLTAGDGTERLGAPVAGEDAAWLARWWPLAGAEPGLRAEIGHPRDAAWARAVRSLRAGLAVAVDYAHERAARPPFGTLTGFREGREVRPVPDGSCDLTAHVAMDACAAAAGPGSGLMTQAEALRALGLDARRPPLTLATTDPAGYVRALSAAGEAAELTDPAGLGAFTWLLHPVGPACAALRHL, from the coding sequence GTGGCGACTGAGCAGCATGAGTGGAGCGGATGGCGTACGGCGGCCGAACAGGCGCTGTACGGGACGGGCGGCTTCTTCCGGAGCGCGGAGGGCCCGGCGGGGCATTTCCGCACCTCGGTGCATGCCTCACCGCTCTACGCCCAAGCGGTGGCACGGCTGCTGGAGCGCGTGGACGAGGCGCTGGGGCGACCCGCGGAGCTGGCGCTGGTGGACCTGGGCGCCGGCCGCGGCGAACTGCTCACGGGGGTGCTCGCCCTGGCCCCCGGCCTGCCGCACGGACTGGAGTGGCGGCTGCGTGCGTACGCGGTGGAGCGGGCGGAGCGGCCGGCCGGCCTGGACGGGCGGATCGCCTGGCTCGACGCCCCGCCGGAGGGGTGCGTGGGGCTGCTGTTCGCCAATGAGTGGCTGGACAACGTCCCGGTGGACGTCGCCGAGACCGACGCGGACGGTGTGCCGCGCCGGGTCGAGGTGGATCTGACGGCCGGGGACGGCACCGAGCGGCTCGGCGCCCCGGTGGCCGGCGAGGACGCCGCATGGCTGGCCCGCTGGTGGCCCCTGGCGGGCGCCGAACCGGGGCTGCGGGCGGAGATCGGCCACCCGCGCGACGCCGCCTGGGCACGGGCCGTGCGCTCCCTGCGGGCGGGCCTGGCGGTCGCCGTCGACTACGCCCACGAACGCGCCGCCCGTCCCCCCTTCGGCACGCTGACCGGCTTCCGGGAGGGGCGCGAGGTCCGGCCCGTCCCGGACGGCTCGTGCGATCTGACGGCGCACGTCGCGATGGACGCGTGCGCCGCCGCGGCCGGGCCCGGCTCCGGGCTGATGACCCAGGCCGAGGCGCTGCGCGCCCTGGGCCTCGACGCCCGCCGCCCCCCGCTCACCCTGGCCACCACCGACCCGGCCGGCTACGTCCGCGCCCTCAGCGCGGCGGGCGAGGCCGCGGAGCTGACCGACCCGGCCGGTCTGGGCGCCTTCACCTGGCTCCTCCACCCGGTGGGTCCCGCCTGCGCCGCCCTCCGCCACCTGTGA